A single region of the Brachypodium distachyon strain Bd21 chromosome 3, Brachypodium_distachyon_v3.0, whole genome shotgun sequence genome encodes:
- the LOC100825221 gene encoding CBS domain-containing protein CBSX5, translating to MAASILSHVVSDLCIGKPAVRVLPQSTPIAAALATLRAGADPFVFVDAALPSGAKAQQTTAATVVSVKVSVAEILCYVCGDDGNLGDPTAALGRPVSVLTAAVGDHAVTRRVDAQTSLLDAIDVLLASNAHSLVVALHGHARAGRKQKHHHLLLHNVSSSAADASYCVLTQEDIVRHLFGSISLFAPVACLTVSSLGLVRGRDAAHAVHVDADALDAIPLLRRSMAHCTAAVAVVADGDALVGEICPGVLGACDVESVSAAFAALSAGDVMTYIDCYSSPPEFLLRSIRAQLRDRGLHAMCDLMDAAHDDDDVASSLPLTPSSSSSSSATSSDDECWPLVARTRRARRVSSSGSFRWRSTEDVAACHGGSSLVAVMAQALAHRVGHVWVVDETSGVLVGVVSCADVLALLREHLRRECDSDDF from the exons ATGGCGGCGAGCATTCTGTCCCACGTCGTCTCCGACCTCTGCATCGGGAAGCCGGCGGTGCGCGTCCTGCCGCAGTCGACGCCCATCGCGGCAGCGCTCGCCACGCTCCGCGCCGGTGCCGACCCCTTTGTCTTCGTCGACGCCGCGCTGCCCTCGGGCGCGAAGGCGCAGCAGACGACAGCCGCCACGGTGGTGTCCGTCAAGGTCAGCGTCGCGGAGATCCTGTGCTACGTGTGCGGCGACGATGGCAACCTCGGCGACCCAACGGCCGCGCTCGGCCGGCCCGTGTCCGTGCTCACGGCCGCCGTCGGCGATCACGCCGTCACCCGCCGAGTGGACGCACAGACCAG CCTGCTGGACGCCATCGACGTGCTGCTAGCCAGCAACGCGCACAGCCTGGTCGTCGCGCTCCACGgccacgcgcgcgccggccgcAAGCAGAAGcaccatcatcttcttcttcacaaCGTCTCCTCTTCTGCCGCCGACGCCAGCTACTGCGTGCTGACGCAGGAAGACATCGTCCGGCACCTCTTCGGCTCCATCTCCCTCTTCGCGCCGGTGGCGTGTCTCACGGTCTCCTCCCTGGGACTCGTCCGCGGCCGGGACGCGGCCCACGCCGTCCACGTGGACGCCGACGCGCTCGACGCCATCCCGCTCCTGCGTAGATCCATGGCGCACTGCACCGCGGCCGTGGCGGTCGTGGCCGACGGAGACGCCCTGGTCGGGGAGATCTGCCCGGGCGTGCTCGGCGCGTGCGACGTCGAGTCCGTGTCCGCCGCGTTCGCCGCGCTCTCGGCGGGCGACGTCATGACGTACATCGACTGCTACAGCTCGCCGCCCGAGTTCCTGCTCCGCTCCATCAGGGCCCAGCTCAGGGACAGGGGGCTCCACGCCATGTGCGACCTCATGGACGCCGcgcacgacgacgacgacgtggcATCATCTCTGCCCTtgacgccgtcgtcgtcgtcgtcgtcatcggcaACGTCGTCTGATGACGAGTGCTGGCCGTTGGTGGCGCGTACGAGACGCGCGAGGAGGGTGTCGTCTTCGGGGAGCTTCCGGTGGAGGTCAACGGAGGACGTGGCGGCGTGTCATGGGGGGAGCTCGCTCGTGGCCGTCATGGCCCAGGCGCTCGCCCACCGGGTCGGACACGTCTGGGTCGTCGATGAGACCAGCGGCGTGCTTGTCGGTGTCGTGAGCTGCGCCGATGTGCTTGCTCTGCTCCGCGAGCATCTCCGCCGTGAGTGCGATTCAGATGATTTCTGA
- the LOC100825525 gene encoding expansin-B16, which translates to MAGGSACSGSPAPLSTSFARLASLLSAASIFVAAEAGAAHKVVDPQWHQATATWYGSADGDGSDGGACGYGTLVDVAPMKARVGAVSPVLFKGGEGCGACYKVRCLDAGICSRRAVTVIVTDECPGGYCSSGRTHFDLSGAAFGRLAVAGHGGQLRNRGEISVVFRRTPCKYRGKNIAFRVVEGSTSFWLSLLVEFEDGDGDIGSMQLKQAKSAQWQDMKHIWGATWSLTPGPLIGPFSVRLTTLTTKKTLSAQDVIPRNWTPKATYTSRLNFI; encoded by the exons ATGGCCGGCGGCTCCGCCTGCTCAGGCTCTCCGGCTCCCTTATCGACCAGCTTTGCTCGGCTCGCTTCTCTCCTTTCTGCGGCGTCCATCTTCGTTGCCGCGGAGGCCGGGGCGGCGCACAAGGTGGTCGACCCTCAGTGGCATCAGGCCACCGCGACCTGGTACGGCAgcgccgacggcgacggcagcgaTG GCGGCGCGTGTGGGTACGGGACGCTGGTGGACGTGGCGCCGATGAAGGCCCGCGTGGGCGCGGTGAGCCCGGTGCTGTTCAAGGGCGGCGAGGGCTGCGGCGCGTGTTACAAGGTCAGGTGCCTCGACGCCGGCATCTgctcgcgccgcgccgtcaCCGTCATCGTCACCGACGAGTGCCCCGGCGGCTACTGCTCCTCGGGCCGCACGCACTTCGACCTCAGCGGCGCCGCCTTCGGCaggctcgccgtcgccggtcACGGCGGGCAGCTGCGCAACCGAGGAGAGATCTCGGTGGTGTTCCGCAG GACGCCGTGCAAGTACCGGGGGAAGAACATCGCCTTCCGCGTGGTCGAGGGATCGACGAGCTTCTGGCTCTCGCTTCTGGTGGAGTtcgaggacggcgacggcgacatTGGATCCATGCAGCTAAAGCAG GCAAAGTCGGCACAGTGGCAAGACATGAAGCACATCTGGGGTGCCACCTGGAGCCTCACGCCAGGCCCACTCATTGGACCATTTTCTGTTAGGTTGACAACCCTGACTACCAAGAAGACCCTCTCCGCTCAGGACGTCATCCCAAGGAATTGGACTCCCAAGGCTACCTATACGTCTCGCCTCAACTTCATATAA
- the LOC100824612 gene encoding putative serine/threonine-protein kinase, translating to MAMIKRCLCRSEEDIKGLLRTKSIQFFSYKQIKRATNNFERTNKLGRGGFGTVYKGIFVDGTAFAAKVLSSESKQGIEEFLTEIESLTEAKHANLVRLLGCCVQKQNRVLVYEYAENNSLDHALKGDGAANLPWSVRSDICIGTARGLSFLHEEHEPSIVHRDIKASNVLLDRNFVPKIADFGLAKLFPDNITHISTRVVGTTGYLAPEYFVHGQLTKKADVYSFGVLVLEIISGQRVPQTIGPSDTFLVRQAWLLYQEDRLLEMVDASIKDDCPEAEVLRYAKVGLACTQAAPAGRPTMSQVVKMLSWPDTFWKLETRPTDHLGCAEAEPVCPGVSLSAGSLRARWPTAAIPTTSSANSGSVTCSEIVPR from the exons ATGGCGATGATAAAGAGATGCCTTTGCAGATCCGAGGAAGACATCAAAG GACTTTTAAGGACGAAAAGTATCCAGTTTTTCTCCTACAAACAGATCAAAAGAGCAACGAACAATTTCGAACGCACTAATAAGCTAGGCAGAGGCGGTTTTGGAACTGTATACAAG GGTATCTTTGTAGATGGCACTGCATTTGCGGCAAAGGTTCTTTCTTCTGAATCCAAACAAGGGATAGAGGAATTCCTAACTGAAATCGAGAGCCTCACTGAAGCTAAGCATGCAAACCTTGTCAGGTTGCTGGGCTGCTGTGTCCAGAAGCAAAACAGGGTCCTTGTCTATGAATACGCCGAGAACAACAGCCTCGATCACGCACTGAAAGGTGA TGGAGCAGCAAATCTCCCATGGAGCGTAAGGTCGGACATCTGTATAGGCACGGCCAGGGGGCTGAGCTTCCTCCACGAAGAGCACGAGCCAAGCATCGTGCACAGAGACATCAAAGCTAGCAACGTTCTTCTAGACAGAAATTTCGTCCCGAAAATTGCAGACTTCGGCTTGGCCAAGCTATTCCCAGATAACATCACTCATATCAGCACACGCGTGGTCGGAACGAC TGGCTACCTGGCGCCTGAGTACTTTGTGCACGGGCAGCTGACGAAGAAGGccgacgtgtacagcttcgggGTCCTCGTTCTCGAGATCATCAGCGGGCAGAGGGTCCCCCAAACAATCGGCCCGTCAGACACGTTCCTCGTCCGGCAG gcATGGCTGCTGTACCAAGAGGACAGGCTGCTGGAGATGGTGGACGCGAGCATCAAGGACGACtgcccggaggcggaggtgctCAGGTACGCCAAGGTAGGCCTGGCGTGCacgcaggcggcgccggccggccggccgacgATGAGCCAGGTGGTGAAGATGCTGTCATGGCCCGACACGTTCTGGAAGCTGGAGACGCGGCCCACTGATCATTTGGGCTGCGCGGAAGCGGAACCAGTCTGTCCTGGCGTGAGCTTGTCAGCTGGTTCGTTGAGGGCGAGATGGCCGACGGCAGCAATTCCTACCACTAGCAGTGCAAATTCTGGCTCGGTCACTTGCAGCGAAATTGTTCCCAGGTAG